In Streptomyces sp. 840.1, one DNA window encodes the following:
- a CDS encoding MFS transporter, with protein MTSRPSLAARLSALLPDLSPWRSSADFRLLWVQGLVTFFGSSMALIALPLQIKHLTGSPLAVGAMGAVELVPLVVFGLYGGALADAADRRKVILATEAGLGLLALVLLVNAALPDPMLWPLYVVAGGVSALAGLQRPALDSLMARIVPHDQLGAAAALNSLRWQAGAIMGPALAGLVVAYAGHATAYAITVATFTVSVFLCRRLAPAPPAEKGTKPSLRGIAEGARYAWSRPVLLGTYAIDMAAMFFAFPNTIFPFLADDLDAEWSLGLMYAAGSVGSLLLGLTSGWTSRVRRHGLFVVFGAAVWGLAIAAAGWFGNVWLVLGCLAVAGAGDMLSGLGRSTIWNQTIPEALRGRLAGIEVLSYSVGPQLGQVRAGGMAGWTGTRTAVWSGGVACIASVALLAAALPKLLTYDSETDADALRRRAQREEGLEAAPAG; from the coding sequence GTGACCTCCCGTCCCTCGCTCGCCGCCAGGCTCTCCGCGCTTCTTCCCGACCTCTCGCCCTGGCGGTCCTCGGCGGACTTCCGGCTGCTGTGGGTGCAGGGGCTCGTCACCTTCTTCGGCAGTTCCATGGCGCTGATCGCGCTGCCGCTCCAGATCAAGCACCTCACCGGCTCGCCCCTCGCGGTCGGCGCGATGGGCGCGGTGGAACTGGTGCCGCTGGTCGTGTTCGGCCTCTACGGCGGTGCGCTGGCCGATGCCGCCGACCGCCGTAAGGTCATCCTGGCCACCGAGGCGGGGCTCGGGCTGCTCGCGCTCGTCCTCCTGGTGAACGCGGCCCTGCCCGACCCGATGCTGTGGCCGCTCTACGTGGTGGCCGGCGGCGTCTCCGCGCTCGCCGGGCTCCAGCGGCCCGCGCTGGACTCGCTGATGGCCCGCATCGTGCCGCACGACCAGCTGGGCGCCGCCGCCGCGCTGAACTCGTTGCGCTGGCAGGCCGGCGCGATCATGGGCCCGGCCCTCGCGGGCCTGGTGGTGGCCTATGCCGGGCACGCCACGGCGTACGCGATCACGGTGGCGACCTTCACCGTGTCCGTGTTCCTGTGCCGCCGCCTCGCGCCCGCGCCGCCCGCCGAGAAGGGGACGAAGCCGTCGCTGCGCGGCATCGCGGAGGGCGCCCGCTACGCCTGGAGCCGGCCGGTGCTGCTGGGGACGTACGCGATCGACATGGCGGCGATGTTCTTCGCCTTCCCGAACACGATCTTCCCGTTCCTCGCCGACGACCTGGACGCGGAGTGGTCGCTGGGCCTGATGTACGCGGCCGGCTCGGTCGGCTCCCTCCTGCTGGGCCTGACCAGCGGCTGGACCTCACGGGTGCGCAGGCACGGGCTGTTCGTGGTGTTCGGCGCGGCCGTCTGGGGGCTGGCCATCGCGGCGGCCGGCTGGTTCGGCAACGTGTGGCTGGTGCTGGGGTGCCTGGCGGTGGCCGGCGCGGGCGACATGCTCAGCGGGCTCGGCCGTTCGACGATCTGGAACCAGACGATCCCGGAGGCGCTGCGGGGCCGCCTCGCGGGCATCGAGGTGCTCTCGTACAGCGTCGGCCCGCAGCTGGGCCAGGTGCGGGCCGGCGGTATGGCGGGGTGGACGGGGACCCGTACCGCCGTCTGGAGCGGCGGGGTGGCCTGTATCGCCTCGGTGGCGCTGCTGGCGGCGGCCCTGCCGAAGCTCCTCACCTACGACTCGGAGACGGACGCGGACGCGCTGCGCAGGCGCGCACAGCGCGAGGAGGGCCTGGAGGCCGCGCCCGCGGGCTGA
- a CDS encoding site-2 protease family protein, producing MTTATARKDRRISPVFLGIAAVAAVSGWAVWTDFADQPGFATFLFVTAAWIVSLCLHEYAHARTALHSGDISIGAKGYLTLNPLRYTHALLSIVLPVLFVIMGGIGLPGGAVFIERGRIRGRWRHSLISAAGPLTNVLFAIVCTAPFWLDALSGVPAAFRNALGFLALLQVTAAILNSVPVPGLDGYGVIEPWLSHSVRRQVEPFAPFGLIAVFALLWVPGVNAAFFDMVDALLRSLGVSDFDTYCGLDAYRFWQTPNDICSMNG from the coding sequence ATGACCACCGCAACAGCGCGCAAGGACCGGCGGATCAGCCCGGTCTTCCTCGGGATCGCCGCCGTCGCGGCGGTGTCCGGATGGGCGGTGTGGACGGACTTCGCGGATCAGCCGGGCTTCGCCACGTTCCTCTTCGTCACGGCGGCCTGGATCGTGTCGCTCTGCCTCCACGAGTACGCCCACGCCAGAACCGCGCTGCACAGCGGTGACATCTCCATCGGCGCCAAGGGGTACCTCACGCTCAATCCCCTTCGCTACACGCACGCCCTGCTGAGCATCGTGCTGCCGGTGCTGTTCGTGATCATGGGCGGGATCGGCCTGCCCGGCGGTGCGGTCTTCATCGAGCGCGGCCGGATCCGGGGCCGCTGGCGGCACAGCCTGATCTCGGCGGCGGGCCCGCTGACCAATGTGCTGTTCGCGATCGTGTGCACGGCGCCGTTCTGGCTGGACGCGCTGAGCGGTGTGCCGGCCGCGTTCCGCAACGCGCTGGGCTTCCTGGCGCTGCTCCAGGTGACGGCGGCGATCCTGAACTCCGTGCCGGTGCCGGGCCTGGACGGCTACGGGGTGATCGAGCCCTGGCTCTCCCACTCGGTGCGCCGCCAGGTGGAGCCGTTCGCCCCGTTCGGGCTGATCGCGGTCTTCGCCCTGCTGTGGGTTCCGGGGGTGAACGCGGCGTTCTTCGACATGGTCGACGCGCTGCTGCGGTCGCTCGGCGTCAGCGACTTCGACACGTACTGCGGTCTGGACGCCTACCGGTTCTGGCAGACGCCGAACGACATCTGCTCGATGAACGGCTAA
- the map gene encoding type I methionyl aminopeptidase, with the protein MSGQSLLVPGEITPVRSVPGNIRRPEYVGKPAPTPYTGPEVQDADTVERMRVAGRIAAQAMGEAAKLIAPGVTTDELDRVAHEFMCDHGAYPSTLGYRGFPKSLCTSLNEVICHGIPDSTVLRDGDIVNLDVTAYINGVHGDNNATYLCGDVDEESRLLVERTEESLKRAIKAVRPGRQVNVIGRVIESYAKRFGYGVVRDFTGHGINSSFHSGLIIPHYDSEHATTVMKPGMTFTIEPMLTLGTHTYDMWDDGWTVVTKDRKRTAQFEHTLVVTETGAEILTLP; encoded by the coding sequence ATGTCTGGCCAGTCGCTGCTTGTACCAGGGGAGATCACTCCCGTCCGTTCCGTGCCCGGAAACATCCGGCGCCCCGAGTATGTCGGCAAGCCGGCTCCGACGCCGTACACCGGCCCGGAGGTCCAGGACGCCGACACCGTCGAGCGCATGCGCGTCGCGGGGCGGATCGCCGCGCAGGCGATGGGTGAGGCCGCGAAGCTCATCGCCCCGGGTGTCACGACGGACGAACTCGACCGGGTCGCCCACGAGTTCATGTGCGATCACGGCGCCTATCCGTCCACGCTCGGCTACCGGGGCTTCCCCAAGTCGCTCTGCACCTCGCTCAACGAGGTGATCTGCCACGGCATCCCCGACTCGACGGTGCTGCGCGACGGCGACATCGTGAACCTCGACGTGACGGCGTACATCAACGGGGTGCACGGCGACAACAACGCCACCTACCTCTGCGGCGACGTGGACGAGGAGTCGCGGCTGCTCGTGGAGCGCACCGAGGAGTCGCTGAAGCGGGCGATCAAGGCGGTCCGGCCGGGCCGCCAGGTGAACGTGATCGGGCGGGTCATCGAGTCGTACGCGAAGCGCTTCGGGTACGGGGTGGTGCGGGACTTCACCGGGCACGGGATCAACTCCTCGTTCCACTCCGGGCTGATCATCCCGCACTACGACAGCGAGCACGCCACCACGGTGATGAAGCCCGGCATGACGTTCACCATCGAGCCGATGCTGACGCTCGGGACCCACACCTACGACATGTGGGACGACGGCTGGACCGTGGTGACCAAGGACCGCAAGCGCACCGCGCAGTTCGAGCACACGCTGGTGGTGACGGAGACGGGGGCCGAGATCCTCACGCTCCCGTAG
- a CDS encoding HtaA domain-containing protein, which produces MPPFRPARALVVALLAVLLGALLPATAAQAASRTVQGGRLDWGIKSSFQSYVTGPIAQGSWNLTGGAATVGGSQFRFHSATGSYDPAGGALTAGFSGGVHFTGHRKPDGSNELDLTISRPAVRIQGGAGTLYADMVSKDRGTGRVTSAAQVPLATLGLSGIDMRGGSTPVALNNVPATLTSQGARSFAGYYTAGTPLDRVSLSVDTSAPAGKPAASEPPEKPAGAKPKEQAAGRIEDAAVDWGVRRTFREYVTGSIGQGKWTLAGGAQDGGALFRFPKGQGTYDAKARNLTAAFAGSVRFTGANGLDLTLSRFTVGLKAGRGTLSADVRTGGDTVKAVPLITFTAGDFAPENGLAVLTEAPAKLTADGARAFGSLYRAGTAMDPVSLAVAVDAKAKLPALPDLGSDPAPAAQPSDTPGPRTTAATAPVASVTDEGSSTGLYLTLGGIAVLVAAAGGVLFLVRRNRSTPGAPS; this is translated from the coding sequence ATGCCGCCGTTCAGACCTGCCCGCGCGCTCGTCGTCGCGCTTCTCGCGGTACTGCTGGGAGCCCTGCTCCCGGCCACCGCCGCGCAAGCGGCGAGCCGGACGGTGCAGGGCGGCCGGCTCGACTGGGGGATCAAGTCCTCCTTCCAGAGTTACGTCACGGGCCCCATCGCCCAGGGCAGTTGGAACCTGACCGGCGGCGCGGCCACGGTCGGCGGCAGCCAGTTCCGCTTCCACTCCGCCACCGGCTCCTACGACCCGGCGGGCGGCGCCCTCACCGCCGGCTTCTCGGGCGGTGTCCACTTCACAGGCCACCGGAAGCCCGACGGCTCCAACGAGCTGGACCTCACGATCAGCCGCCCGGCCGTCCGCATCCAGGGCGGCGCCGGCACCCTGTACGCGGACATGGTCAGCAAGGACCGGGGGACCGGCCGGGTCACTTCCGCCGCCCAGGTGCCCCTGGCCACGCTCGGCCTCTCCGGGATCGACATGCGGGGCGGCTCCACCCCCGTCGCCCTCAACAACGTCCCGGCGACGCTGACTTCGCAGGGCGCGCGGTCCTTCGCCGGCTACTACACGGCCGGTACGCCGCTGGACCGGGTCAGCCTCTCCGTGGACACCTCGGCCCCGGCCGGGAAGCCCGCCGCGTCCGAGCCCCCCGAGAAGCCCGCCGGCGCGAAGCCGAAGGAGCAGGCGGCGGGCCGGATCGAGGACGCCGCCGTGGACTGGGGCGTGCGCCGCACCTTCCGGGAGTACGTCACCGGCTCGATCGGCCAGGGCAAGTGGACCCTGGCCGGGGGCGCCCAGGACGGCGGAGCGCTCTTCCGCTTCCCGAAGGGGCAGGGCACGTACGACGCGAAGGCGCGGAACCTGACCGCCGCGTTCGCGGGGAGCGTCCGCTTCACCGGGGCGAACGGCCTCGATCTGACGCTCTCCCGGTTCACGGTGGGGCTGAAGGCGGGCCGGGGCACGCTCAGTGCCGACGTCCGGACCGGGGGCGACACCGTGAAGGCCGTGCCGCTCATCACCTTCACCGCCGGGGACTTCGCGCCGGAGAACGGCCTCGCGGTCCTCACCGAGGCCCCCGCGAAGCTGACCGCCGACGGCGCCAGGGCCTTCGGCTCCCTCTACAGGGCGGGCACCGCGATGGACCCCGTCTCGCTCGCCGTTGCCGTGGACGCGAAGGCGAAGCTGCCCGCCCTCCCCGACCTGGGCAGCGACCCGGCCCCCGCCGCGCAGCCGTCGGACACCCCCGGGCCGAGGACCACCGCCGCCACGGCGCCCGTGGCCTCGGTGACGGACGAGGGCTCATCGACCGGGCTGTACCTGACCCTCGGCGGCATCGCCGTGCTCGTCGCGGCGGCGGGCGGCGTGCTGTTCCTGGTGCGCCGCAACCGCTCCACGCCGGGCGCCCCCTCCTGA
- a CDS encoding heme oxygenase (biliverdin-producing) translates to MDATATATSFSTLIRTASHEQHVEAETSTFMSDLLGGRLGVDAYTRYTEQLWFVYRALEDGAEALRSDPVAGPFIQPELMRTAELERDLAHLRGADWREGLEPLPATAAYADRVAECARTWPAGYIAHHYTRYLGDLSGGQIIRDKAERTWGFERKGDGVRFYVFEGISNPASFKRGYRELLDAVNADDLEKRRIVDECKRAFALNTAVFRELGEAFPLGA, encoded by the coding sequence TTGGACGCAACCGCCACCGCCACGTCCTTCTCGACGCTGATCCGCACCGCGTCGCACGAGCAGCACGTCGAGGCGGAGACCTCGACCTTCATGAGCGACCTGCTCGGCGGACGCCTCGGCGTGGACGCGTACACGCGCTACACCGAGCAGCTGTGGTTCGTGTACCGGGCGCTGGAGGACGGCGCCGAGGCGCTGCGCAGCGATCCGGTCGCCGGTCCGTTCATCCAGCCCGAGCTGATGCGCACCGCCGAGCTGGAGCGCGATCTGGCCCATCTGCGGGGTGCGGACTGGCGCGAGGGCCTGGAGCCGCTGCCGGCCACCGCCGCGTACGCCGACCGGGTCGCCGAGTGCGCCCGCACCTGGCCCGCGGGTTACATAGCGCACCACTACACCCGCTACCTGGGCGACCTGTCGGGCGGCCAGATCATCCGCGACAAGGCGGAGCGCACCTGGGGCTTCGAGCGCAAGGGCGACGGAGTGCGGTTCTACGTCTTCGAGGGGATCTCCAACCCCGCCTCGTTCAAACGGGGTTACCGCGAGCTGCTGGACGCGGTGAACGCGGACGACCTGGAGAAGCGGCGGATCGTGGACGAGTGCAAGCGGGCGTTCGCGCTGAACACCGCGGTGTTCCGCGAGCTGGGGGAGGCCTTCCCCCTCGGCGCGTAA
- the npdG gene encoding NADPH-dependent F420 reductase, whose translation MTTNDSGSAPKPPAKDPWDLPDVSGLTVGVLGGTGPQGRGLAYRFARAGQQVVIGSRAADRAQTAAEEIGHGVRGADNAGCARDSDVVIVAVPWDGHAKTLESLREELAGKLVIDCVNPLGFDKKGAYALKPQEGSAAEQAAALLPDSRVTAAFHHLSAVLLQDEAIEEIDTDVLVLGEARADTDLVQALAGRIPGMRGIFAGRLRNAHQVESLVANLISVNRRYKAHAGLRTTDV comes from the coding sequence ATGACTACGAATGACAGCGGCAGTGCGCCCAAGCCCCCCGCCAAGGACCCCTGGGACCTCCCCGACGTGTCCGGCCTGACCGTCGGCGTGCTCGGCGGCACCGGCCCGCAGGGCCGCGGACTGGCCTACCGGTTCGCCCGCGCCGGACAGCAGGTCGTCATCGGCTCCCGCGCGGCCGACCGCGCGCAGACCGCCGCCGAGGAGATCGGCCACGGCGTCCGGGGCGCGGACAACGCCGGCTGCGCCCGCGACAGCGACGTCGTGATCGTCGCCGTGCCGTGGGACGGGCACGCCAAGACCCTGGAGTCGCTGCGCGAGGAGCTCGCCGGGAAGCTCGTCATCGACTGCGTCAACCCGCTCGGCTTCGACAAGAAGGGCGCCTACGCGCTGAAGCCGCAGGAGGGCAGCGCCGCCGAACAGGCCGCCGCCCTGCTGCCGGACTCCCGGGTCACCGCCGCCTTCCACCACCTCTCGGCGGTGCTGCTCCAGGACGAGGCGATCGAGGAGATCGACACCGATGTGCTGGTGCTGGGCGAGGCCCGCGCCGACACCGACCTGGTCCAGGCGCTGGCCGGCCGGATTCCCGGGATGCGCGGCATTTTCGCGGGACGGTTGCGCAATGCCCACCAGGTCGAGTCGCTGGTCGCCAACCTGATCTCGGTCAACCGCCGCTACAAGGCACACGCGGGGCTGCGCACCACCGACGTGTGA
- a CDS encoding HtaA domain-containing protein translates to MAATRRPIALAAAVATAAALGTAFALPAFAAGQSGRTGQDGATAAAPAMELKDGTLDWGFKESFRKYIGAAGKITVKDGATQAAGNGVFTFVNGKGTYDMTTHGTDTAFQGGVNFSAHGGVLDITLSDVKLSTAGKGGAITADVATPQGTRNDVAVADLDLSAVKPGQGAGGAMVFKDIPAKLTKAGSEAFNGQYQAGEVLDPATLTVKAVAPPTGKPTEKPTEPTGKPTEKPTQPTDKPTVQPTDKPTTQPTQPTPKPSPSVTATGRPATGQGAVVDGTLNWGVKASFRSYVTGPIAHGKVETTGGATTSGDGYRFPDATGHFDAAGQSLNAGFDGKVRFLGHQEDGAYTLDLSLSNLEIQARGTTGKLIADVSTKDRGTKKAATYTGLAVADLKLPAGGLTAKDGVVTLSAVPATLTADGTKAFGGMYRAGERLDALTVAVALDKNAELPSGTGSAGGSANGGPTTGATVGGGGTVGGSAALASTGSDVPAGSLFAASGLIVAAGAGAVVVARRRRTA, encoded by the coding sequence ATGGCAGCCACCCGCCGTCCCATAGCTCTCGCCGCAGCCGTCGCCACGGCCGCCGCCCTCGGCACAGCCTTCGCACTCCCGGCGTTCGCGGCCGGCCAGTCCGGCCGGACCGGCCAGGACGGTGCCACCGCGGCCGCCCCGGCCATGGAGCTGAAGGACGGCACGCTGGACTGGGGCTTCAAGGAGTCCTTCCGCAAGTACATCGGCGCCGCAGGCAAGATCACGGTCAAGGACGGTGCCACCCAGGCCGCGGGCAACGGTGTGTTCACCTTTGTCAACGGCAAGGGCACGTACGACATGACCACCCACGGCACCGACACCGCCTTCCAGGGCGGCGTCAACTTCTCCGCCCACGGCGGCGTCCTCGACATCACGCTCTCGGACGTCAAGCTGTCCACCGCCGGCAAGGGCGGTGCGATCACCGCCGACGTGGCGACCCCGCAGGGCACCCGGAACGACGTGGCGGTCGCGGACCTCGACCTGTCGGCCGTGAAGCCCGGTCAGGGCGCGGGCGGGGCGATGGTCTTCAAGGACATCCCCGCGAAGCTGACGAAGGCGGGCTCCGAGGCCTTCAACGGTCAGTATCAGGCGGGGGAGGTCCTGGACCCGGCCACGCTCACGGTGAAGGCGGTCGCGCCCCCGACGGGGAAGCCGACCGAGAAGCCCACCGAGCCGACCGGCAAGCCGACCGAGAAGCCCACCCAGCCCACCGACAAGCCGACCGTGCAGCCCACGGACAAGCCCACCACGCAGCCCACGCAGCCCACGCCGAAGCCCTCCCCGAGCGTCACGGCCACCGGCCGGCCGGCCACCGGCCAGGGAGCCGTCGTCGACGGCACCCTGAACTGGGGCGTGAAGGCCTCCTTCCGTTCATACGTCACCGGCCCCATCGCCCACGGCAAGGTCGAGACGACGGGCGGCGCGACCACGTCCGGTGACGGCTACCGGTTCCCCGACGCCACCGGGCACTTCGACGCCGCCGGGCAGAGCCTGAACGCCGGCTTCGACGGCAAGGTCCGCTTCCTGGGCCACCAGGAGGACGGGGCGTACACGCTCGACCTCTCGCTGAGCAACCTGGAGATCCAGGCCCGCGGGACCACGGGCAAGCTCATCGCCGACGTGTCCACCAAGGACCGCGGGACGAAGAAGGCCGCCACGTACACCGGACTCGCCGTCGCCGACCTGAAGCTGCCCGCCGGCGGACTCACCGCCAAGGACGGCGTGGTGACCCTCTCCGCCGTTCCGGCCACCCTCACCGCCGACGGCACCAAGGCCTTCGGCGGCATGTACCGGGCCGGTGAGCGGCTCGACGCGCTGACCGTCGCGGTCGCCCTGGACAAGAACGCCGAACTCCCGTCCGGAACGGGCTCAGCCGGCGGTTCCGCCAACGGGGGGCCGACCACCGGCGCCACCGTGGGCGGCGGCGGTACGGTCGGCGGCTCGGCCGCTCTGGCCTCCACCGGCTCCGACGTCCCGGCCGGCTCGCTGTTCGCCGCCTCGGGTCTCATCGTGGCGGCCGGCGCCGGCGCGGTCGTCGTGGCCCGCCGTCGCCGCACCGCCTGA
- a CDS encoding PhzF family phenazine biosynthesis protein, giving the protein MSDYDVPAGIDVLRVFCGPDGRHGSALGVVREGSGHPEPAARQELARRLGFGGTVFVDDPERGHLDIYAPGLRLPFATNALVGAAWLLDLEVLEPAVGEVFGRQDGEFSWITARPEWVPPHTLERYGSAAEVEALPAPPPGEGRFYAWAWEDEAAGRVRARGFPRRDEKTVEDEATGAAALLLSTRLNRALNIRQGRGSQILTAPAPDGTVEIGGRVLLTAQG; this is encoded by the coding sequence GTGAGCGACTACGACGTACCCGCCGGCATCGACGTACTTCGTGTGTTCTGCGGCCCCGACGGGCGGCACGGCAGCGCGCTCGGCGTCGTGCGCGAGGGGAGCGGCCACCCCGAGCCGGCCGCGCGCCAGGAACTGGCCCGGCGGCTCGGCTTCGGCGGGACCGTGTTCGTGGACGATCCGGAACGCGGTCACCTGGACATCTACGCCCCGGGCCTGCGGCTGCCGTTCGCCACGAACGCGCTCGTCGGCGCCGCCTGGCTGCTCGACCTGGAGGTCCTGGAGCCGGCGGTGGGGGAGGTGTTCGGCCGTCAGGACGGCGAGTTCAGCTGGATCACCGCCCGCCCCGAGTGGGTCCCGCCGCACACGCTGGAGCGGTACGGCTCGGCGGCCGAGGTCGAGGCGCTGCCTGCCCCGCCGCCAGGCGAGGGCCGGTTCTACGCCTGGGCGTGGGAGGACGAGGCGGCCGGCCGGGTCAGGGCGCGGGGATTCCCCCGCCGGGACGAGAAGACCGTTGAGGACGAGGCGACGGGTGCGGCCGCGCTGCTGCTCAGCACCCGACTGAACCGGGCCCTGAACATCAGGCAGGGCCGGGGCTCCCAGATCCTCACGGCCCCCGCGCCGGACGGCACGGTGGAGATCGGCGGCCGGGTCCTCCTCACGGCCCAGGGCTGA